A region from the Medicago truncatula cultivar Jemalong A17 chromosome 6, MtrunA17r5.0-ANR, whole genome shotgun sequence genome encodes:
- the LOC25497289 gene encoding NDR1/HIN1-like protein 10: protein MGCDNWATRICCGFCMAVVLFVIGIIVFWIVISPSSVKFHVTDASLTEFNLTNNNLFYNFKVNITARNPNNNIIVYYRRITAIAWYKDNDFSRASLSPFDQGHKNTTFLGPVEFKGNATIKLGRQQLNEYSEETRLGIYNDLAVDFDFRIRAKFGSFYKSGRFKPPVVQCGRLSVPLVSSSNGNSSSSTFSFSTRRCSADSFFLDRDINKY, encoded by the coding sequence ATGGGTTGTGATAATTGGGCCACACGCATTTGTTGCGGATTTTGTATGGCTGTAGTCCTCTTCGTAATTGGCATCATCGTCTTCTGGATAGTAATCTCCCCCTCAAGCGTGAAATTTCACGTAACTGATGCATCTCTCACCGAGTTCAACCTCacaaacaacaacttattttacaatttcaaaGTGAATATCACAGCAAGAAAccccaacaacaacatcatagtCTATTATCGAAGAATCACCGCGATTGCCTggtacaaagacaatgatttcAGTCGTGCGAGTTTGTCTCCCTTTGATCAAGGACACAAGAATACCACTTTTCTTGGACCTGTAGAATTTAAAGGAAATGCTACCATCAAACTTGGACGTCAACAACTTAACGAGTATTCTGAAGAGACGCGTCTTGGGATTTATAACGATTTGgctgttgattttgattttcgAATTAGAGCTAAGTTTGGTAGCTTTTATAAAAGTGGTCGGTTTAAGCCACCGGTTGTTCAGTGTGGTCGTTTGAGTGTTCCTTTGGTTTCTTCTTCCAATGGtaactcatcatcatcaacattttcttttagtACCAGAAGATGTAGCGCTGATTCTTTCTTTTTAGACCgtgatataaataaatattga
- the LOC25497291 gene encoding mediator of RNA polymerase II transcription subunit 7a yields MATATYPPPPPYYRLYKDYVQDPESAPEPPPPIEGTYICFGGSYTTSDVLPSLEEQGVRQLYSKGPNIDFKKELRSLNGELQLHILELADILIERPSQYARRVEEISTVFKNLHHLLNSLRPHQARATLIHILELQIERRKQAVEDINRRREEARRILNESLATLDGH; encoded by the exons atgGCAACGGCAACatacccaccaccaccaccttatTACAGGCTTTACAAAGATTATGTGCAAGACCCTGAGTCTGCTCCAGAGCCTCCACCACCAATTGAAGGAACTTATATCTGTTTCGGAGGCAGTTACACT ACTAGTGATGTTCTACCAAGCTTGGAAGAACAAGGGGTACGCCAACTCTATTCTAAAGGACCTAATATTG ATTTCAAGAAAGAGCTGAGGTCACTTAATGGAGAATTGCAACTACACATTTTGGAGCTTGCTGATATTCTTATTGAGAGACCATCACAATATGCAAGGAGAGTCGAAGAAATTTCAACTGTGTTCAAAAATTTGCATCACCTTTTGAATTCACTGCGTCCTCATCAG GCAAGAGCAACTTTGATTCACATTTTGGAACTTCAGATAGAGCGTCGTAAACAAGCCGTGGAGGACATAAATAG GAGGAGAGAAGAAGCTCGAAGAATCCTTAACGAGTCATTGGCAACACTTGATGGCCATTAA
- the LOC25497290 gene encoding pentatricopeptide repeat-containing protein At1g63130, mitochondrial codes for MITIIFSSSTSFMRYVVPIFFHKNLLPCFCCSFYSTSTLFPQIDNIDRENASSLFNRMLHMHPAPPISQFNKILASLVKSNHYPTVVLLCRKMELNDGVKPNLVTFNILLNCYSHLGQMSFAFSVLAKIIKIGYHPDVVTFNTLINGYCLKGENDELLRFYDKVVGLGFQLNQISYGTLINKLCKGGETREALQLLRQVDGKLVQPHVVMYNVLIDRMCKDKLVNVAFDLYYEMLAKRISPNVITYNTLLHGLCIVGQLKDAISLFKIMVSENINPTVYTFNILVDGFCKEGKVKDAKVVLAVMMKAGVKLNAVTYSTLIRGFCIVGKLKEAVDLFNKMILGKVNPNVYTFTILVDAFCKEEKIDKANYVLNVMMEKDVTPNVITYSCLLYGYCLVNEVNEAKRIFKSMTQRGVTFDVLSYTIMISKFCKIKMVDEARKLFEEMQSKQIFPDVVTYSSLVDGLCKSERIPNALKLVDEMHDRGQPPNIFTYSSILDALLKKHQVEEAIELFKEFKDKGIQPNVYTYTIFIDGLCKNGRLEDAWEVFEDLLVNSYNHNRNKYTWTVMIHGFCRKGLFDEALTLLSNMKDNSCIPDTVTYKTIISSLLDKGEKDKARKLCELIASGVL; via the coding sequence ATGATCACAATAATCTTTTCTTCTTCTACAAGCTTCATGAGGTATGTTGTTCCTATTTTCTTTCACAAAAACCTCCTTCCTTGTTTTTGCTGCTCCTTCTACTCAACTTCAACCCTATTCCCTCAAATCGATAATATCGATCGCGAAAACGCTTCTTCCTTATTCAACCGTATGCTCCATATGCATCCCGCCCCACCCATCTCTCAGTTTAACAAAATTTTAGCTTCCCTTGTCAAATCCAACCATTACCCCACCGTTGTTTTGCTTTGTCGAAAAATGGAATTAAACGACGGAGTTAAACCTAACTTAGTCACTTTCAACATCTTGTTGAATTGTTACAGCCACTTAGGTCAAATGAGTTTTGCTTTTTCAGTATTGGCGAAGATTATCAAGATTGGTTATCATCCAGATGTTGTTACCTTCAATACACTTATAAATGGATATTGTCTTAAAGGTGAGAATGATGAGCTATTGCGCTTTTATGATAAGGTGGTAGGTTTGGGATTTCAGTTGAACCAAATTAGTTATGGTACATTGATTAACAAATTATGTAAAGGTGGAGAGACAAGAGAAGCCCTACAGCTGTTGAGACAGGTTGATGGTAAATTGGTTCAGCCTCATGTAGTAATGTACAACGTGCTTATTGATAGAATGTGTAAAGATAAACTTGTTAACGTTGCTTTTGATTTATATTATGAAATGCTTGCTAAGAGGATTTCTCCTAATGTTATCACTTACAATACTCTACTTCATGGCCTTTGCATCGTTGGACAATTGAAAGATGCAATTAGTTTGTTTAAGATAATGGTATCGGAAAACATCAACCCAACTGTGTATACCTTCAATATATTGGTTGATGGATTTTGTAAGGAAGGAAAGGTGAAAGATGCTAAAGTAGTGTTAGCCGTGATGATGAAAGCAGGAGTTAAACTTAACGCTGTCACTTATAGTACTTTAATTCGTGGCTTTTGCATTGTTGGTAAATTGAAAGAAGCAGttgatttgtttaataaaatgatattgggAAAGGTTAACCCGAATGTGTATACTTTTACTATATTGGTTGATGCTTTTTGTAAGGAAGAGAAGATTGACAAAGCTAACTATGTGCTCAATGTGATGATGGAAAAAGACGTGACACCTAATGTTATCACTTATAGCTGTTTATTGTATGGATATTGTCTAGTTAATGAAGTGAACGAGGCCAAGAGAATATTCAAAAGTATGACTCAAAGGGGAGTGACTTTTGACGTTCTTAGCTACACTATCATGATTAGTAAATTTTGTAAGATTAAAATGGTGGATGAAGCCAGGAAACTTTTTGAAGAAATGCAGTCCAAACAAATATTTCCTGATGTGGTAACTTACAGTTCCCTTGTTGATGGTTTGTGCAAATCGGAGAGAATTCCTAATGCTTTGAAGCTTGTCGATGAGATGCATGATAGAGGTCAACCACCAAATATATTTACTTACAGTTCTATATTGGATGCTTTATTGAAAAAACATCAGGTTGAAGAagcaattgaattatttaaagaatttaaagaCAAGGGTATTCAACCAAATGTGTACACATACACTATTTTTATTGACGGATTGTGTAAAAATGGAAGACTAGAGGATGCATGGGAAGTTTTTGAAGATCTTTTGGTCAATAGCTACAATCATAATCGTAACAAATATACTTGGACCGTTATGATCCATGGATTTTGTAGAAAGGGCTTGTTTGATGAAGCTTTGACATTGCTGTCAAATATGAAAGACAACAGTTGCATTCCAGACACCGTAACTTATAAAACAATTATCAGTTCTCTTCTTGATAAAGGTGAAAAGGATAAGGCAAGGAAACTTTGTGAATTGATTGCGAGCGGTGTACTATAA